In Macaca fascicularis isolate 582-1 chromosome X, T2T-MFA8v1.1, one DNA window encodes the following:
- the NHSL2 gene encoding NHS-like protein 2 isoform X8 translates to MERTDSVTLFWIRGGHSNSPAGSVAHSTTSDIRPSHSILEGVHGRVAVGQDARFPSLTSPGLRTPSSEPDEPHQARSGPNPPGMESMGMVYSVPSSCNGPTESTFSTSWKGDAFTYMTPSATSQSNQVNENGKNPSCGNSWVSLDKVPPLVPKEAATLLVARDNPAGCSGSAGYPEHLIQRRHMPERPSKIGLLTSGTTRLETGPGGASRFRERSLSVPTDSGTTDVDYDEEQKANEACALPFASTSSEGSNSADNIASLSAQQEAQHRRQRSKSISLRKAKKKPSPPTRSVSLVKDEPGLLPEGGSALPKDQRPKSLCLSLEHQGHHSSHPDAQGHPAVPNHKDPEGTQFSHHWYLTDWKSGDTYQSLSSSSTATGTTVIECTQVQGSSESLASPSTSRATTPSQLSIEVEAKEISSPGRPPGLMSPSSGYSSQSETPTPTVSMSLTLGHLPPPSSSVRVRPVVPERKSSLPPTSPMEKFPKSRLSFDLPLTSSPNLDLSGMSISIRSKTKVSRHHSETNFGVKLAQKTNPNQPIMPMVTQSDLRSVRLRSVSKSEPEDDIESPDCAEESRAEEVFTLPERKTKPPVAEKPPVARRPPSLVHKPPSVPEEYALTSPTLAMPPRSSIQHARPLPQDSYTVVRKPKSSSFPDGRSPGESTAPSSLVFTPFASSSGAFFSGTQQPPQGSVEDEGPKVRALPERISLQSQEEAEKKKGKIPPPVPKKPSVLYLPLTSPTAQMEAYVAEPRLPLSPIITLEEDAKCPPTSDDLQSLGQRVTSTPQADSEREASPLGSSVEPGTEEKSLISDKTAEWIAEDDDDVFVASRTTEDLFTVIHRSKRKLLGWKEPGEAFVGGRTSSHSPIKNTAESPISESTATTGSGSSANLDAGRNDDFKALLQKKGSKTTPRSRPSAAELLKTTNPLARRIIAQFSKDYETTDNPST, encoded by the exons GTCACAGCAACAGCCCAGCAGGCAGTGTGGCCCACTCTACCACCTCTGACATCAGGCCCAGTCACTCAATTCTGGAAGGAGTTCATGGAAGAGTTGCAGTCGGTCAGGATGCTCGGTTCCCAAGTCTCACCTCGCCAGGACTGAGAACTCCTTCCAGTGAGCCGGACGAACCTCACCAGGCGCGGAGTGGCCCAAACCCTCCTGGCATGGAGAGCATGGGAATGGTGTACAGTGTCCCCAGTTCTTGCAATGGACCTACAGAATCAACCTTCTCCACTTCCTGGAAGGGAGATGCTTTTACCTACATGACTCCAAGTGCCaccagccagagcaatcaagtcaatgaaaatgggaaaaatcCTTCCTGTGGGAATTCTTGGGTCTCTCTAGACAAAGTCCCACCTCTGGTTCCTAAGGAGGCTGCTACCCTCCTTGTTGCTCGTGATAACCCAGCAGGATGCAGTGGGTCAGCTGGCTACCCTGAGCACCTTATTCAGCGAAGGCACATGCCCGAAAGACCCTCCAAGATTGGCCTTCTGACCAGTGGGACCACAAGGCTGGAGACAGGCCCCGGCGGGGCCAGCAGATTCCGGGAGCGGTCACTGTCTGTGCCCACAGACTCAGGCACCACAGATGTGGACTATGATGAGGAGCAGAAGGCCAATGAGGCCTGTGCCCTGCCTTTTGCCAGTACAAGCTCTGAAGGCAGTAACAGTGCTGACAACATCGCCTCCCTTAGTGCCCAGCAAGAGGCCCAGCACAGAAGGCAGAGGTCCAAGAGTATCTCACTTAGGAAGGCCAAAAAGAAGCCTTCCCCACCCACGCGCAGTGTCTCACTGGTCAAAGATGAGCCAGGCCTCTTGCCTGAAGGTGGGTCAGCACTACCCAAGGACCAGAGGCCCAAGAGCCTTTGCCTCTCCTTGGAACACCAAGGACATCACTCGTCCCACCCAGATGCTCAGGGTCACCCAGCTGTTCCAAACCACAAAGATCCAGAAGGTACACAATTCTCCCACCACTGGTATCTTACTGACTGGAAGTCTGGTGACACCTACCAATCCCTGTCCAGCTCCAGCACTGCCACTGGCACCACAGTCATTGAGTGCACCCAAGTTCAGGGCAGCTCAGAGTCTCTTGCCTCACCTTCCACCTCCAGAGCCACTACACCTTCCCAACTCTCCATTGAAGTGGAGGCCAAGGAGATATCCTCCCCGGGAAGGCCCCCTGGACTGATGTCACCCTCCAGTGGCTACTCCAGCCAGTCAGAAACACCAACACCTACTGTTTCCATGTCCCTGACCCTGGGCCACTTACCCCCTCCAAGCAGCAGTGTCCGAGTACGTCCAGTGGTACCTGAGAGGAAGTCATCACTACCCCCAACGTCACCAATGGAGAAATTTCCCAAGTCACGGCTATCATTTGACCTACCACTGACCTCTTCACCCAACCTGGATCTGTCTGGGATGAGTATCTCCATCCGAAGCAAAACCAAGGTGAGTCGGCACCACTCAGAGACAAATTTTGGTGTCAAGCTGGCCCAAAAAACTAATCCCAACCAGCCAATCATGCCTATGGTTACTCAGTCCGACCTACGTTCTGTTCGCCTGAGGTCGGTCAGCAAGTCTGAGCCGGAAGATGACATTGAGAGCCCTGACTGTGCCGAGGAATCCAGAGCAGAAGAAGTCTTCACCTTGCCAGAGAGAAAGACAAAACCTCCCGTAGCTGAGAAGCCTCCGGTGGCCCGGAGGCCTCCAAGCTTGGTCCACAAGCCACCATCTGTTCCTGAGGAGTATGCGCTAACTTCACCAACCTTGGCTATGCCCCCCAGGAGCTCAATTCAACATGCGAGACCACTCCCTCAAGACAGCTACACGGTAGTGCGGAAACCAAAGTCCTCCAGCTTCCCAGATGGCAGAAGCCCAGGGGAGTCAACAGCACCCTCATCTCTTGTTTTCACGCCTTTTGCCAGTTCCTCTGGTGCTTTCTTCTCAGGAACACAGCAGCCTCCCCAGGGAAGTGTGGAGGACGAGGGCCCCAAGGTGAGGGCCCTGCCTGAAAGAATTAGCCTCCAGAGCCAGGAAGAAgctgagaaaaagaaaggcaagatTCCACCTCCCGTACCAAAAAAACCCAGCGTGCTGTACCTGCCTCTCACTTCTCCCACAGCTCAAATGGAGGCCTATGTGGCAGAACCAAGGCTGCCTCTCAGCCCCATCATCACCCTGGAGGAAGACGCCAAGTGTCCCCCCACCAGCGATGACCTGCAATCACTTGGTCAAAGGGTGACTTCAACTCCTCAGGCTGACAGTGAAAGGGAGGCAAGCCCTCTGG GGAGTTCCGTGGAACCAGGCACCgaagaaaaaagtttaatcaGTGATAAAACAGCCGAATGGATTGCGGAGGATGATGATGACGTGTTTGTGGCTTCACGCACAACTGAAGATTTATTTACTGTGATACACAG GTCCAAAAGGAAGCTGCTCGGCTGGAAGGAACCTGGTGAGGCCTTTGTGGGTGGCAGAACAAGTTCCCACTCACCAATAAAGAACACAGCTGAGTCTCCAATCAGTGAGTCTACCGCCACCACAGGGTCAGGCAGCAGTGCCAACCTAGATGCTGGCAGAAATGACGATTTCAAGGCCTTGCTACAGAAGAAGGGAAGTAAGACAACTCCAAGGTCTCGTCCCTCAGCAGCTGAACTGCTGAAGACCACTAACCCACTGGCTCGGAGAATTATTGCACAATTTTCAAAAGACTATGAAACCACCGATAACCCCAGTACCTAA
- the NHSL2 gene encoding NHS-like protein 2 isoform X9 has protein sequence MESMGMVYSVPSSCNGPTESTFSTSWKGDAFTYMTPSATSQSNQVNENGKNPSCGNSWVSLDKVPPLVPKEAATLLVARDNPAGCSGSAGYPEHLIQRRHMPERPSKIGLLTSGTTRLETGPGGASRFRERSLSVPTDSGTTDVDYDEEQKANEACALPFASTSSEGSNSADNIASLSAQQEAQHRRQRSKSISLRKAKKKPSPPTRSVSLVKDEPGLLPEGGSALPKDQRPKSLCLSLEHQGHHSSHPDAQGHPAVPNHKDPEGTQFSHHWYLTDWKSGDTYQSLSSSSTATGTTVIECTQVQGSSESLASPSTSRATTPSQLSIEVEAKEISSPGRPPGLMSPSSGYSSQSETPTPTVSMSLTLGHLPPPSSSVRVRPVVPERKSSLPPTSPMEKFPKSRLSFDLPLTSSPNLDLSGMSISIRSKTKVSRHHSETNFGVKLAQKTNPNQPIMPMVTQSDLRSVRLRSVSKSEPEDDIESPDCAEESRAEEVFTLPERKTKPPVAEKPPVARRPPSLVHKPPSVPEEYALTSPTLAMPPRSSIQHARPLPQDSYTVVRKPKSSSFPDGRSPGESTAPSSLVFTPFASSSGAFFSGTQQPPQGSVEDEGPKVRALPERISLQSQEEAEKKKGKIPPPVPKKPSVLYLPLTSPTAQMEAYVAEPRLPLSPIITLEEDAKCPPTSDDLQSLGQRVTSTPQADSEREASPLGSSVEPGTEEKSLISDKTAEWIAEDDDDVFVASRTTEDLFTVIHRSKRKLLGWKEPGEAFVGGRTSSHSPIKNTAESPISESTATTGSGSSANLDAGRNDDFKALLQKKGSKTTPRSRPSAAELLKTTNPLARRIIAQFSKDYETTDNPST, from the exons ATGGAGAGCATGGGAATGGTGTACAGTGTCCCCAGTTCTTGCAATGGACCTACAGAATCAACCTTCTCCACTTCCTGGAAGGGAGATGCTTTTACCTACATGACTCCAAGTGCCaccagccagagcaatcaagtcaatgaaaatgggaaaaatcCTTCCTGTGGGAATTCTTGGGTCTCTCTAGACAAAGTCCCACCTCTGGTTCCTAAGGAGGCTGCTACCCTCCTTGTTGCTCGTGATAACCCAGCAGGATGCAGTGGGTCAGCTGGCTACCCTGAGCACCTTATTCAGCGAAGGCACATGCCCGAAAGACCCTCCAAGATTGGCCTTCTGACCAGTGGGACCACAAGGCTGGAGACAGGCCCCGGCGGGGCCAGCAGATTCCGGGAGCGGTCACTGTCTGTGCCCACAGACTCAGGCACCACAGATGTGGACTATGATGAGGAGCAGAAGGCCAATGAGGCCTGTGCCCTGCCTTTTGCCAGTACAAGCTCTGAAGGCAGTAACAGTGCTGACAACATCGCCTCCCTTAGTGCCCAGCAAGAGGCCCAGCACAGAAGGCAGAGGTCCAAGAGTATCTCACTTAGGAAGGCCAAAAAGAAGCCTTCCCCACCCACGCGCAGTGTCTCACTGGTCAAAGATGAGCCAGGCCTCTTGCCTGAAGGTGGGTCAGCACTACCCAAGGACCAGAGGCCCAAGAGCCTTTGCCTCTCCTTGGAACACCAAGGACATCACTCGTCCCACCCAGATGCTCAGGGTCACCCAGCTGTTCCAAACCACAAAGATCCAGAAGGTACACAATTCTCCCACCACTGGTATCTTACTGACTGGAAGTCTGGTGACACCTACCAATCCCTGTCCAGCTCCAGCACTGCCACTGGCACCACAGTCATTGAGTGCACCCAAGTTCAGGGCAGCTCAGAGTCTCTTGCCTCACCTTCCACCTCCAGAGCCACTACACCTTCCCAACTCTCCATTGAAGTGGAGGCCAAGGAGATATCCTCCCCGGGAAGGCCCCCTGGACTGATGTCACCCTCCAGTGGCTACTCCAGCCAGTCAGAAACACCAACACCTACTGTTTCCATGTCCCTGACCCTGGGCCACTTACCCCCTCCAAGCAGCAGTGTCCGAGTACGTCCAGTGGTACCTGAGAGGAAGTCATCACTACCCCCAACGTCACCAATGGAGAAATTTCCCAAGTCACGGCTATCATTTGACCTACCACTGACCTCTTCACCCAACCTGGATCTGTCTGGGATGAGTATCTCCATCCGAAGCAAAACCAAGGTGAGTCGGCACCACTCAGAGACAAATTTTGGTGTCAAGCTGGCCCAAAAAACTAATCCCAACCAGCCAATCATGCCTATGGTTACTCAGTCCGACCTACGTTCTGTTCGCCTGAGGTCGGTCAGCAAGTCTGAGCCGGAAGATGACATTGAGAGCCCTGACTGTGCCGAGGAATCCAGAGCAGAAGAAGTCTTCACCTTGCCAGAGAGAAAGACAAAACCTCCCGTAGCTGAGAAGCCTCCGGTGGCCCGGAGGCCTCCAAGCTTGGTCCACAAGCCACCATCTGTTCCTGAGGAGTATGCGCTAACTTCACCAACCTTGGCTATGCCCCCCAGGAGCTCAATTCAACATGCGAGACCACTCCCTCAAGACAGCTACACGGTAGTGCGGAAACCAAAGTCCTCCAGCTTCCCAGATGGCAGAAGCCCAGGGGAGTCAACAGCACCCTCATCTCTTGTTTTCACGCCTTTTGCCAGTTCCTCTGGTGCTTTCTTCTCAGGAACACAGCAGCCTCCCCAGGGAAGTGTGGAGGACGAGGGCCCCAAGGTGAGGGCCCTGCCTGAAAGAATTAGCCTCCAGAGCCAGGAAGAAgctgagaaaaagaaaggcaagatTCCACCTCCCGTACCAAAAAAACCCAGCGTGCTGTACCTGCCTCTCACTTCTCCCACAGCTCAAATGGAGGCCTATGTGGCAGAACCAAGGCTGCCTCTCAGCCCCATCATCACCCTGGAGGAAGACGCCAAGTGTCCCCCCACCAGCGATGACCTGCAATCACTTGGTCAAAGGGTGACTTCAACTCCTCAGGCTGACAGTGAAAGGGAGGCAAGCCCTCTGG GGAGTTCCGTGGAACCAGGCACCgaagaaaaaagtttaatcaGTGATAAAACAGCCGAATGGATTGCGGAGGATGATGATGACGTGTTTGTGGCTTCACGCACAACTGAAGATTTATTTACTGTGATACACAG GTCCAAAAGGAAGCTGCTCGGCTGGAAGGAACCTGGTGAGGCCTTTGTGGGTGGCAGAACAAGTTCCCACTCACCAATAAAGAACACAGCTGAGTCTCCAATCAGTGAGTCTACCGCCACCACAGGGTCAGGCAGCAGTGCCAACCTAGATGCTGGCAGAAATGACGATTTCAAGGCCTTGCTACAGAAGAAGGGAAGTAAGACAACTCCAAGGTCTCGTCCCTCAGCAGCTGAACTGCTGAAGACCACTAACCCACTGGCTCGGAGAATTATTGCACAATTTTCAAAAGACTATGAAACCACCGATAACCCCAGTACCTAA